GTAATTACCGGGACAATGTTCAAAAAATCAATTGTGATGTCGTTTTAGTCCATGGTTTAAATGATTGGAACGTTAAATTGCAAAATGCCGGGGCACTATGGGATGATTTACGGCAATTGCCAATCGAAAAGAAAATTTTCTTGCATCAAGGGCAACATATTTATATGAATAATATCCAATCAATCGACTTTACCGATATGATGAACTTATGGTTGAGTTATCAATTGTTAGACATTGACAACCATGCGCCAGAGGTTTTACCAACCGTGACAATTCAAGATAATACGCAAGAAGCAACTTGGCATACCCAAGATGATTGGTTAAACCCTAAAAATCCACGGCAAACGTATTTCTTAAACGATCAAGAACATCTGGATTTGGATCAGAAATCGACAACGGCCGTGGCTAATTTTGTTGATGATGGTGTAGCTTTGTTTAAAAAACAGCATCTCAGTGAGGCTATTTGGCAGGATCAATTACTAGCACCACAATCTGACTTTGCGCAAAACCGCTTATTAATGTTATCACCAGCCCAATCGAAACAATTAGTGATTGATGGGCGGGTACAGTTGAAAACGAAAGTCGCAGTTAATGCCAATCGTGGTTTGTTGAGCGTGATGTTGGTCGATTACGGCTTATTCAGTCGTTTAGGCACAGCACCAGCGGTTTTAGCCGCTAAAGGGCAACAATTAGGCTATCACTGGCGTTATGATGATTTGAAAGAATTTAAATTAGGGCCCCTTAGTCCTTATCAATTGATTACTAAGGGCCATCTCAATTTACAAAATCGCCACAATAGCTATCAAACTGAGACAGTAAACGCAGATACTTTTTATGAGGTTCAACTAGATTTACAACCTACGCATTACCATCTAGCAGCGGGCCATCAGCTAGGTTTGGTAATCTATGCAACGGATATGGGCATGACATTGCGTGAAGAACAACAAAACCAATACCAAGTGGATCTAAGTGCAAGTCGCTTAGTAATCCCTACTTTGGATTAATTGTGAATGGAGCGTTTTGAATGACAGAATCAGTAACTTGTCGCCAAACTTTATCAATTAGTAATCATCGGGTCTTTGCGAGTGATTTGAATGAGCATGAAACAGTTTATGGTGGCCGATTATTAGAACTATTGGATGGGGCAGCTTCGATTGCAGCTAGTCGGCTAGCGCGCGTTGAAACCGTGACGGCCAGTATTGATCAATTAAATTTTATTGCGCCATTTAAATTACAGGATTCCTTATGTATTGAAAGCTACGTGGTCGGTGTTGGCCACCGTTCAATTGAAGTTTTTACAAAAATTATTGGCGAACATTTACAAACCGGGGAGCGTTTCTTGGGTTTGACCGCCTTTTTAACCTTTGTTACGACTGAAAAGACGCCCGATTTACCTGCGATTACACCAGTAACGGCCGAGGAACAATTCATCTGTGCAGGTTATAGTCAAAGAAAAGCACAACGTTTGGCTAATTTTAAAAATCAACAAGCGTTTAATCAACAAATCAATCTTGATTATCCATGGGATTACTAACCGAGAAAGCTAGCCACTTTAGTGGTTAGCTTTTTTAATGTCTTCATCAAAAATAATGAATGGTTAATGATAGATGAATTTTCAAAATACTGGATTGGCAGCTCATCTAAATTATGATAAAGTTGGTATGCTTATGGTGCTAACAATTTTAAGGGCTTAATTTAGTTGGCACATTAGTAGTAATGGAGATTTGGATAACATCATTAATGTTATTCATTACTATTGAGTAACATTATTTTGGGGGAGGATTATGACGGAATGCAACAGGTGAAAAGTTTCTTTTCAAAGGGTGCCAACATTATGTTAAGTATTCTTTTGTTGATTGTTTTTGTGTGTTTGGTGATTACGTTGGAACCACGCGATAGCGGGGTGCAATCAATCAGTTTAGATCGTGATCGATTACAGTATCAGGGGGCTGTTGAGAAGGGCCGCTTCAGTGGTGATGGTAAGCTCATGTTAAAAAATGGTGACTATTATAGTGGCCAATTTAAAAATGGTCGTTTTGACGGCACGGGGCAATTTATTTCTCATGAAGGTTGGCAGTACAAGGGCCAATTTAAAGCGGGCGCACCTTATGGTAAAGGTGAACTGAAGAAAAACCATGTGACTTATAAGGGGGATCTCGTTAATGGGAAGTATCAAGAAAGCAAGAATTAGATGGTTTAGTTTAATTCGCATTTTTGGCCTTGGGATGGTTTTATACTATCACTACTTTAAAACAAGATATGCCGGTGGCTTTGTCGGGGTCGATGTCTTTTTCACCTTTTCAGGTTACCTCATTACAGCGCTGTTTATTGATGAATTTATCCGGCGTGATCAAGTGAAGTTATGGGCGTTTTATCGCCGCCGGTTTAACCGGATTTTTCCACCATTATTATTAATGGTTTTAATCGCAGTGCCGCTATCTTTAATTGCGAATCCGGATTTAAGAACGAATTTAACGAAACAAATTACAGCTACTTTGAGTTTTACAACTAATTTTTATGAAATTAGTACGGGTGGCAGTTATGAAACTAATTTTATTCCGCACTTATTTGTGCATACATGGTCATTAGCAGTTGAAATGCACTTTTATTTAATTTGGGGCTTAATGGTCTATCTTGTTTCAAGGACTGTCAAAAGTGCGAAGCATTTTAGAACGGCAATTTTCAGCGTTTCCTTTATTCTATTTGCCGTTAGTTTTCTATCAATGTTTACGCAAATTAAAGGGTTATCTGAATATTCACCGATTTATTTCTCAAGTTTAACGCATGGCTATCCATTCTTTGTCGGTGCAATGATTGGGAGCTTTTGTGGCGTTGGTCAATCAGCAAAGGGCTTTAATCAATTAACGAGTCGCTTGACCTGGCGGACCCCGTTAATGGGATTTGTAGTCAGTGCATTGTTATTATTTGGTTTAGGCACGCGTCTCAAGTTTGATCAAGCCAGTACGTATGCTTATGGGATCTTGCTAGGGAGCTTAATCACAGGGGGGCTCATTATCTTTGCGCGTTTATTACATGATAAGGCGCCCAATGTGGCTGAACCACGCTTCATTACCTACCTAGCAGATATTAGTTATGCGATGTATCTTTTCCACTGGCCATTGTACATTATCTTTTTAAGTTACTTTAACAACAATACCAAGGCAGTAGTGGCCGCTCTAATTGGTTCGGTTATTTTCTCAACACTGTCTTATTATTACATCGAACCACTTTTGATGGGCAAACCAGTTGCTTACCAAAAGGCGATCGGTGGCCCGTTGTTGTTTGTCATGGTGATTTTAGGCGTAGTGACAGCTAACCATGCAATTGATGCACCACATATGTCTTCTTTAGAACAACACCTGTGGGTCGGCAATCTTTATCAAGATACTGATCAAATTCAAGCGGTTCACGCTAAGGTTAGCCAACCTAAACAAACGGCACCAGTTAGCCAAGCTAACTACAATGTGCCTCAAGGGATTAGCATTATCGGCGATAGTGTCACGTTAGGTGCTCGGAGTTATTTATTAGAACATGTTAAAAATAGTGACATTAACGCTGAAGGTAATCGTCGAATGGATCAGGCGTATGACGTATTGATGGAGCAACAAAATAATAATCAGTTGCGGGAATACGTTGTAATCTGTATCGGCACAAATGCTTTTCCTGATTTTAAAGAACAAATTGACAAGATTGTCCATGATTTGAAAAAAGGACATCGTCTGATTTTTATGACCCCGTATGACGGTCATGCAGACGCGACTTATGATAGTACCAAAATTGCGGTTTATGAACGGACACTACCGGCTAAATATCCATTTATCACGGTTACGGACTGGAATAAAATCGCTGCTAGCCATCCAGAAGTCTTTGTAGGCACTGATGGCACCCATTTTGGTGGTATTGAAAAAGGTAACATTTTATATACGAAGGGTATTAACGATGCCATTAAAACGGCCGGTAAAAAGAGTGTAAAAGCATAATTTAAAATAGAGCGCTAATCAGCTAGCCTTTAGGGGCTAATTGATTGGGGCTCTTTTTATAATTGACACACGAGGCGACTGTTACGTCCCTTAACAGTTGGTGTGACTAGATTTTTTATAACGGAGACTTATGGTTGTAACTTGATTGTAATATGAATGTAACATTATTGGTCTATACTATAACCTATCAATAAAACACGGGGTAATTATAAAAAATGTCTTTCAAAAAAGTAATCACAAGCGCAATTGTAATGAGTATGGTGGCCGTTTCAGCACTAAATACAGTCGCAGTTAAAGCAGCCACAGTTGATGAAACGCAAGAAGCCATTACAAATAATAAAAGCGAAACTGCCAAATTATTAAAGGATATTGCTGCAGCTAATGCTGACAATATCAAATTACAACAACAAATTACTGATAATACGACGAAAATTGAAACGACTAAAACAAATATTGATCAAGCGACTCAAAAAATCGCAACCTTAAAAACACAAATCACAAGCGCAAAAGCTGAAGTTCAAAAAAGAACAACGGTTCTTAAGGCACAACTTGTTGCTCTACAAAAACAAACAGGCGACACGGTTAGTGGGAATGTTTACTTTGATTTCGTCTTGAACTCAAAAGACTTTTCTGATCTTGTTGCAAGATCATTCACAGTCAACAAGTTAAATCAAGCAAGCAAATCAGCGCTAGAAGATGTCAAAGCAGCTAAAGCAGAATATTCAAATTTAATGACAGAACAAGAAACAACTAAAGCTAATTTACAAGCTGAAAAGACAAGTCTTGAAACACAACAAACTGATTTGAAGGCCATGAAAGCTAAATCAGATCAACAACAAGACGCATTAAACCAAAAGATTAATGATAACAAAGCAACATTAGAAGCACTACAAACACAATATGATGAAGCTGCGGCTGCTTTAAAGGTTGCTAACGATCAGGCTAAAGCAACAAAAGCAACAAAAGCTGACCAAGCCGCTAAGGACACTTCAGATAAATCAGAAGCAACAAGTACTTCAAGCGACAGTAAAGCAAGTACTTCAAGTAAAGTAGAAAACAAAGCAAGTGATAACAGTGAATCAAAGAAATCTAACGATGACAGTAATGTGAGCGAAGGTGACGGTAGTTCACATGGTAACGTTGCTGGCAACTCATATGCATGGGGTCAATGTACTTGGTATGTTAAACAAGTTGCACCTTGGGCTGGTAACAACTGGGGTAACGGCGGTCAATGGGGTGCTTCTGCATCAGCAGCTGGTTTCCGTGTCGATCACACACCTTCAGCCGGCGCAATCATTGTCTTTGTACCTGGTCAATCAGTAGGTGGTCAATGGACTGCTGATCCGACTTACGGTCACGTTGGGTACGTCCAATCAGTTAGTGGCAACAGTGTCACAATTACGCAAGGCGGCATGGGTTTTGCTAACGCAGCTGGCCCAAATACTGCAACCCTTTCAGATGGTGGCAGTTACATGTATATTCACCGTTAATTATGATTGTGACTGAAAGCGACAAATTAAAATGATTAGAAGAATAGATAGAAAGAGTAACCTAGTGGTTACTCTTTTTTTATCTAACACTAATAATCGTATTTTTCTACAAAACAACGTATTAGCGTAATCCAAAAAAGAGTAGCCATTAGGCTACTCTTTTTTTTATTATTAATAGTTCTGTTTTTAACATTTAAATATTCCTTATGTATAAAGTTAGTTGTCTTTATAGCATTTGGAGTGTCATTGTGAGTTGAATCATAACTCAGGAGTTATGATTCAATTAGCTTCCTTACAGTCAATAACATTAACAAATTTTGGGAATGTTGTCAATAAGGGATTTGTAAATAACTGATATATGCAAGCCAACAT
This DNA window, taken from Latilactobacillus sakei, encodes the following:
- a CDS encoding acyl-CoA thioesterase, whose protein sequence is MTESVTCRQTLSISNHRVFASDLNEHETVYGGRLLELLDGAASIAASRLARVETVTASIDQLNFIAPFKLQDSLCIESYVVGVGHRSIEVFTKIIGEHLQTGERFLGLTAFLTFVTTEKTPDLPAITPVTAEEQFICAGYSQRKAQRLANFKNQQAFNQQINLDYPWDY
- a CDS encoding acyltransferase, with translation MGSIKKARIRWFSLIRIFGLGMVLYYHYFKTRYAGGFVGVDVFFTFSGYLITALFIDEFIRRDQVKLWAFYRRRFNRIFPPLLLMVLIAVPLSLIANPDLRTNLTKQITATLSFTTNFYEISTGGSYETNFIPHLFVHTWSLAVEMHFYLIWGLMVYLVSRTVKSAKHFRTAIFSVSFILFAVSFLSMFTQIKGLSEYSPIYFSSLTHGYPFFVGAMIGSFCGVGQSAKGFNQLTSRLTWRTPLMGFVVSALLLFGLGTRLKFDQASTYAYGILLGSLITGGLIIFARLLHDKAPNVAEPRFITYLADISYAMYLFHWPLYIIFLSYFNNNTKAVVAALIGSVIFSTLSYYYIEPLLMGKPVAYQKAIGGPLLFVMVILGVVTANHAIDAPHMSSLEQHLWVGNLYQDTDQIQAVHAKVSQPKQTAPVSQANYNVPQGISIIGDSVTLGARSYLLEHVKNSDINAEGNRRMDQAYDVLMEQQNNNQLREYVVICIGTNAFPDFKEQIDKIVHDLKKGHRLIFMTPYDGHADATYDSTKIAVYERTLPAKYPFITVTDWNKIAASHPEVFVGTDGTHFGGIEKGNILYTKGINDAIKTAGKKSVKA